GCGGCCAGCGCCTCGAAGCGCGCTTCGGCGTTGCGCCGCACGAGTGCCACGGCATCATCTTCCCCGCTTTTGGCGCGCATGGGGAAGTACCCCAGAACGATATGAATGGCATGGAGGGCCGTGACCTTGGCCCCATGGGCTTTTGCCAGATCGAAGGCCAGTTGCTTGGCGGCATCCGTCACCGGGTCAAAATCCGTGGCCAGGAGAATCCGGTTGAGTGCAATCGTCGTTTCAGCGCCTTTGTAGTACACGAAGTCGCGCGAAGGCGGCCGGGCCACCAGGACCGGACAGGGGGTTTCTTCGAGTACGGCCAGGGCTGTCGAACCAATGAGCGGACGACTTAGAAACCCACGCCGCTGCGTTGCCATCACCACGAGGGAGATGTCTTTCTCGCGTGCGACACGCAGGATTTCCGCTGCCGGCTCACCTTCCGCCAGCATGGCATTGGCATTCAGCCCCTGGAGCACTTCGTGCTGAAGTATTTCTTCCAGCTCGCGACGAATACCAACGAGCCATTCAAAGCCGTTTTCGGCCAGGGCCCGCTCCGAAAGCCGCAGCGCCTGGGCCGGCAGGGAGGCGCTCTGAACATTGAGGATGGTCACCTGCCCGTTGGACTGTCGCGCAAAAGCCGCTGCGTATTTCAGCAGCCCACGCGAGAGCGGGGAGAAATCAGTGGGAAAGAGAATGTGCTGGAACATGGCGTCAGAACCGGTACGTATGTGGGTCAGTCATCTGGTGGGAAGTTTCGGTCAGCCGAAACCTTTGCCGTTACTGCGTGAGATTCCAGCGTAGCGCACCAGATGGCGCTGCGCCTATCAGAAAATCTCTGACAGGCGCAGTCGAACGCCACATCACAGGCACCACACCAGGTCATAACCAACCTGCGTCCGGTTCACCACGCCAGTTCGCCACACCAGGCGAACTCCACTAGGCGGCCTGTGCCTGCGGACGCCACAGGCTTTCAACCGCACGGCGCGCATCCGCCACCAGACGGCCCAGCAGTGAGTCGGACGCAAGTGGCTGTCCGGCCACGATGCGCTGCACATCGGCGCTGACCTGTTCCCGCAGCCGGGCGGAAGACAGGATGGTTTCGACGAGTTGCCACCGGGCGCCAAACACCGGGCGCGGGTCTGCGGCCCGGAAGAACTGCTCCACCACGTAGGGAATCTGCCGTTCTGCCGGCAACTGCCGGGCTACTTCCACAACCCGCCGCATGCGGCGGATGGGCGCGCCCGGCATAATGTCCAGCGAAGTTTCATAGGCGGCTTTTTCAATGACTTCAAACTTCGCCTGCGCCCGCCGCACTTCGGCTTCCCGTCCGTTGGCCTTGAGTTCGGACAGATACTGGTTGCCCCACCGGACGTGCCCGGCTTCTTCGTTTTTGACCTGGTTGAGCAGCTTGAAGGCTTTGCTTTCCCTGGGCAGGGTCGAAACATGCAGTGCAAAGCTGAACAGCCCGCGCTTTTCCGTCACGTTGAGCGCCGCCAGCAGTTCGACTTCATCAATCCGGTCGGGATCAGTGCTGGCGGTAGCGAGGGCGGCAAACTCATCCACATACTTGATGCCCAGCGGCGGGCGTGGGACATCGCCCAGGTCCGTCATAATGTCGGCAATCATCGCGGCGTGGCGAAACTCATCGTCCGCGTGGTGAACAAGCGCTTCGGCAAGCTGGGGATTGGTGGCTTCGACCTGTTTGGCCAGCGCGGCAATCCCTTCGGCTCCGTGATATTCCGAGTAGTAGTAAAGATTCATCGTCGCCCAGTGCAAATCAGGATCGGCGACAATGCGCTCGAATACCTGACGCATGGCGGCTTCTTGGCGAGTAGCTGACATGCAAGGTCTCCCAAACTGGCAAAGAGATGGGTTGTCCTGGGGGATGAAGGCCACAACTGTAAACCACCGCCGGCCAATTGCAAACCCATGGCCGACGCCTTTGTGCAATGTGAATGGCAAGTGGTCAATTGCAACCCACGGCTGACGCCGCCGTGCAAGCTCGTCCGGGCGCTTTCAGCCCGGCGAAGGCTGTGCCGCCGACGCGATGAGGGCTTCCGTCACGGCGCGTCCCGAAGCCACCAAGGCTTCCAGATCGGACTGCCGATACAGCAGCATGCCCCGCCCCAGCGCATCCGGCAGGACGACGTGAATGGGCACGTCCGGCCGACGCGCCTGCCAGACCTTGAGTTTGGCAGCGTTTTCCCGCCGGTGGGACAGGCGGTTGGCAATGTCACTGACCACAATCTGACGCGGACGGAAAGGCGCGGCAAAGAGGTACTCGATGGGCAGCCGGTTGCGCCCACCGGCGTCGCTGAGGGACATCCGCTGCCCGGCATGGACGATGCGCCGTGGCGGATAGACCACCGGAATGGCCACGGCCCCCCGCATGGCCTCGGCCAGCGGGAAATCCGGCATCTGGTTGTGAAACATGACTTCCCGCCTGGCAAGGCCATCGAAGGCCAGCAGGCCAATGCGCTCGACGCCGTGGTGCAGTGACCGCCCGGAGGCTTGTTCGAGCCGCTCCAGATAGGTTGGGACAATCCCGGCCCGGCGCTGGAAGTAAGGGCGGGCAAAGCGTGGTGCACGGCGCGCCGCTGCCCAGGCCAGCAGATGCCGCGAGGAAAGCCCCAGCCCCAGGGTGCGCATTTCCTCAAGCGACAGACCAACCCCGGCATAGTAGGCCGCAATCAGCGCGCCAACGCTGGAGCCGACGATTTCCTGTATGCGGAAACCGTGCGTCACCAACGCTTCGAGCACCCCGACGTGGGCGACGCCACGCGCACCCCCAGCGGCGAGAACCAGACTGACCGGCTCTTCTGGTTGCAGTGGACGCATGTCCCCCCCATACCACAGGTGACAGGCCACTTCCCCTGAAAGACCGTGCCCGGAAGATGGGTTCTGCCCAGTGCAGCCGCCAGGTGCGCCTAGGCCGCCAAGGCCACTACCTTCTCCGCGGCATCCCGCATGCCGCTGGCCGTCGTGAAGTTCAGCCCCGAACTTTCAAGCAGGGCGCGCCCCTGCTCGACGTTCGTGCCTTCAAGCCGGACGACAATCGGCAGACGCACATCCAGGTTGCGTGCGGCCCCAATGACCCCGGCCGCCACCATGTCGCACCGGACGATGCCGCCAAAAATGTTGATGAGCACCGCCCGGACGCTCGTATCGGCAATGAGGATGCGAAAAGCCTGCTCGACCCGTTCCTGGGAAGCGCCGCCGCCAATGTCGAGGAAGTTTGCCGGATGACCACCGGCCAGCTTGATGATGTCCATCGTGGCCATCGCCAGCCCGGCGCCATTGACCATGCAGCCGATGTTGCCATCCAGCTTGACGTAGTTGAGATCGTACTTGGCGGCCTCAGTTTCCAGCGGTTCTTCTTCGCGGGTGTCGCGCAGCTCGACGTAGTCGGGATGCCGGTACAGGGCGTTGTCATCGAGCATCACCTTGGCATCGAGCGCGTAGAAATCGCCTTCTTTGGTGAGCAGAAAGGGATTGATCTCGACCAGTGAGGCATCGCTTTCCACAAAGGCCCAGTAGAGCGCCAGCAGTATCTTCACCACCTTCCCCGCCTGGCTGCCCGTAAAGCCGAGGCCGAAAGCGATTTTCCGCGCCTGATACGGCTGCAACCCAAGCGCCGGATCGATGACTTCCCGCAGAATCTTTTCCGGAGTCGCTGCGGCAACTTCCTCGATTTCCATCCCGCCGGCTTCGCTCGCCATGATGATGGGCGAAGACGTAGTGCGGTCAATGAGCAGACTGAGGTACAGCTCGCGGTCAATGTGCAGACCTTCTTCGACGATGAGCCGGTGAACCGTGCGCCCTTCCGGGCCCGTCTGGGGTGTCACCAGCTTGTGCCCCAGCATGCGCAAGGCAATGGCTTCCACTTCCTCAAGCGAGGAAGCGAGCTTGACGCCGCCGCCTTTACCGCGGCCGCCAGCATGAATCTGGGCCTTGAGAACGACCGGAAAAGTCCCCAGAGCTTCCGCCGCCATGCAGGCATCCATCGCATTGAGCGCCACGTGGTGGCGCGGCACGGGTACGCCAAACTTCGCCAGCAGGCGTTTGGCCTGATATTCGTGAATCTTCATAAGCAGGTTCC
This window of the Chloracidobacterium sp. N genome carries:
- the sucC gene encoding ADP-forming succinate--CoA ligase subunit beta; its protein translation is MKIHEYQAKRLLAKFGVPVPRHHVALNAMDACMAAEALGTFPVVLKAQIHAGGRGKGGGVKLASSLEEVEAIALRMLGHKLVTPQTGPEGRTVHRLIVEEGLHIDRELYLSLLIDRTTSSPIIMASEAGGMEIEEVAAATPEKILREVIDPALGLQPYQARKIAFGLGFTGSQAGKVVKILLALYWAFVESDASLVEINPFLLTKEGDFYALDAKVMLDDNALYRHPDYVELRDTREEEPLETEAAKYDLNYVKLDGNIGCMVNGAGLAMATMDIIKLAGGHPANFLDIGGGASQERVEQAFRILIADTSVRAVLINIFGGIVRCDMVAAGVIGAARNLDVRLPIVVRLEGTNVEQGRALLESSGLNFTTASGMRDAAEKVVALAA
- a CDS encoding patatin-like phospholipase family protein, with product MRPLQPEEPVSLVLAAGGARGVAHVGVLEALVTHGFRIQEIVGSSVGALIAAYYAGVGLSLEEMRTLGLGLSSRHLLAWAAARRAPRFARPYFQRRAGIVPTYLERLEQASGRSLHHGVERIGLLAFDGLARREVMFHNQMPDFPLAEAMRGAVAIPVVYPPRRIVHAGQRMSLSDAGGRNRLPIEYLFAAPFRPRQIVVSDIANRLSHRRENAAKLKVWQARRPDVPIHVVLPDALGRGMLLYRQSDLEALVASGRAVTEALIASAAQPSPG
- a CDS encoding ferritin-like domain-containing protein, which translates into the protein MSATRQEAAMRQVFERIVADPDLHWATMNLYYYSEYHGAEGIAALAKQVEATNPQLAEALVHHADDEFRHAAMIADIMTDLGDVPRPPLGIKYVDEFAALATASTDPDRIDEVELLAALNVTEKRGLFSFALHVSTLPRESKAFKLLNQVKNEEAGHVRWGNQYLSELKANGREAEVRRAQAKFEVIEKAAYETSLDIMPGAPIRRMRRVVEVARQLPAERQIPYVVEQFFRAADPRPVFGARWQLVETILSSARLREQVSADVQRIVAGQPLASDSLLGRLVADARRAVESLWRPQAQAA
- a CDS encoding universal stress protein, whose product is MFQHILFPTDFSPLSRGLLKYAAAFARQSNGQVTILNVQSASLPAQALRLSERALAENGFEWLVGIRRELEEILQHEVLQGLNANAMLAEGEPAAEILRVAREKDISLVVMATQRRGFLSRPLIGSTALAVLEETPCPVLVARPPSRDFVYYKGAETTIALNRILLATDFDPVTDAAKQLAFDLAKAHGAKVTALHAIHIVLGYFPMRAKSGEDDAVALVRRNAEARFEALAAEAAAAGVNVESRLCDGRAYEVTLKLAHEIEADLIVMGCGDRKSGQPLGHHVERVIRELPCPVLVVPPGASQTA